The following proteins come from a genomic window of Neofelis nebulosa isolate mNeoNeb1 chromosome 5, mNeoNeb1.pri, whole genome shotgun sequence:
- the LOC131512517 gene encoding polyadenylate-binding protein 2: MAAAAAAAAAAGAAGGRGSGPGRRRHLVPGAGGEAGEGAPGGAGDYGNGLESEELEPEELLLEPEPEPEPEEEPPRPRAPPGAPGPGPGSGAPGSQEEEEEPGLVEGDPGDGAIEDPELEAIKARVREMEEEAEKLKELQNEVEKQMNMSPPPGNAGPVIMSIEEKMEADARSIYVGNVDYGATAEELEAHFHGCGSVNRVTILCDKFSGHPKGFAYIEFSDKESVRTSLALDESLFRGRQIKVIPKRTNRPGISTTDRGFPRARYRARTTNYNSSRSRFYSGFNSRPRGRVYRGRARATSWYSPY; this comes from the coding sequence atggcggcggcggcggcggcggcagcagcagcgggGGCTGCGGGCGGTCGGGGCTCCGGGCCGGGGCGGCGGCGCCATCTTGTGCCCGGGGCCGGTggggaggccggggagggggcccCGGGGGGCGCAGGGGACTACGGGAACGGCCTGGAGTCTGAGGAACTGGAGCCTGAGGAGCTGCTGCTGGAGCCCGAGCCGGAGCCCGAGCCCGAAGAGGAgccgccccggccccgcgcccccccGGGAGCTCCGGGCCCTGGGCCTGGCTCGGGAGCCCCCGgcagccaggaggaggaggaggagccgggACTGGTCGAGGGTGACCCGGGGGACGGCGCCATTGAGGACCCGGAGCTGGAAGCGATCAAAGCTCGAGTCAGGGAGATGGAGGAAGAAGCCGAGAAGCTAAAGGAGCTACAGAACGAGGTAGAGAAACAGATGAATATGAGTCCACCTCCAGGCAATGCTGGCCCAGTGATCATGTCCATTGAAGAGAAGATGGAGGCTGATGCCCGTTCCATTTATGTTGGCAATGTGGACTATGGTGCAACAGCAGAAGAGCTGGAAGCACACTTTCATGGTTGTGGTTCAGTCAACCGTGTTACCATACTTTGTGACAAATTTAGTGGCCATCCTAAAGGGTTTGCATATATAGAGTTCTCAGACAAAGAGTCAGTGAGGACTTCCTTGGCCTTAGATGAGTCCCTATTTAGAGGAAGACAAATCAAGGTGATCCCAAAACGAACCAACAGACCAGGCATCAGCACAACAGACCGGGGTTTCCCACGAGCCCGATACCGTGCCCGGACCACCAACTACAACAGTTCCCGCTCTCGATTCTACAGTGGTTTTAACAGCAGGCCCCGGGGTCGCGTCTACAGGGGCCGGGCTAGAGCGACATCATGGTATTCCCCTTACTAA